Genomic DNA from Bacillota bacterium:
TTCTGACATTTCCACTGATAAAGTTTGCACTGTTAAAGTTTGCACTGTTAAATTCCACCCTTAAATTTGTAAGAGTAATTTCCACTGTCGGATATCGTAGGGGTGGAATTTACTTTTGCAATTGAGTAGATTTATTGGTGAATACCTTAAAAAGATTAAGAAGAATGCTATTAGAATCTGATAATATCAAGTTATATGAAGAATTCAATTATTTCCTATCTAATCCGTATGAAATATTAGAGCCAATAAACGATAAATTACAATTAACAGATGTTAAAACGGACAAACAATATATCAATTTTATAAAGGATTATATTTACAAATTATATCTAAACCAAAGTGAAGATTATTATAATTTCATTATTAATGGACAATGTGATATTTGGGACCAAGTAGGTAAAACTTATGTGAAATTAAAGGAGATTGAGAAGGAACTTATACAGCTTCAGGTTGATTATATTGAGAATAATTATGTATATGCATGTAAGGAAGTACAAAGGGTTATAGATTTGTTTAGTAATAGCCTAAGTGAAGTAACTAAATTTGAAAGAGCTATGGGATTGGACCGGTATTTAAGCTATATAAACATAAATGACCTGGATATGCTAAATATGCAGGTTCAGGAAATTAAGTATATTGCAAATAAAAAGTTGGATAAATATAAAGACCTATTTCAGTTAAAATGGAATTTAACTTCAATTTCTGAAGTTATTATTCATATGATGCTTAAGGAAAATACTAATAATCCTGTTACCAGGAATGTATGGAAAAACCAAAACAAAGTTATTTTGGTTTTAATTGATGGCTTTGGCTACAGTCAATATCTATGGAACAAACGTTACCTGAGTTTAAATAAAAGTTATACTTTTAATGAAAATATATTAGGCTGGCTTGATGGAGATAAAAATTTTAAAAATCATCTAATGCTTGGTTCATCTTTAGTATCTGATACAGGAGCAGGTTTATCTCAAATTTTTGCCGGCAAATTGCCGAGAGAAACAGGAGTTATGTCATCGAAAATTTATAGGGATGATTATGATCAATTTTACTATTATAACTCGAGGCATAAATCTCCTATTATCGATATTAAAAATACACATTTTAATTTTACTGAAATGATTAATTTATCTGGTACGGAAAGTTTTTTACAAACATTAAATAATTATGGCGTTTGTACTAATGTATTTTTCTGCGCAAAATATAGAGGAAATAAATATTCTAAATACTGCTTTGGTGATTCCCAAGTTTATGAAATTATTCCGCCTGAAAGGGTATTTTCAATTCTATTAGAAAAGCTGGATTCTTTTAGAAACAATTCAGATAATAAAGAATGTTATATAATATATTATACAGCAATCGATAGTACAGGGCATCCAATAGGAGCATTTACTTCATTCGAATTATATGAGCACCAGAAAATTAATATGCTCCTGACAAATTTTTTAATTCATCTTGTAATATATAATCCTGAAATCTTTGACGGGAGAACTACTATTGTTATTACAGCTGACCATGGAATGGCTGAAACCTCTAAAAAGGTTATTTCTCAGGAAGCGTTTAGCAGCTTATACCCAGAATTAATTTTAAAGCAAGATAGCATAGTAGAGAATAATCGAAGTATGCTTTTTTATAACATTGTACAAGATAAGCTTCTATACGCGGCAGATAAAATTAAAGATATTTTTGCC
This window encodes:
- a CDS encoding alkaline phosphatase family protein, which encodes MVNTLKRLRRMLLESDNIKLYEEFNYFLSNPYEILEPINDKLQLTDVKTDKQYINFIKDYIYKLYLNQSEDYYNFIINGQCDIWDQVGKTYVKLKEIEKELIQLQVDYIENNYVYACKEVQRVIDLFSNSLSEVTKFERAMGLDRYLSYININDLDMLNMQVQEIKYIANKKLDKYKDLFQLKWNLTSISEVIIHMMLKENTNNPVTRNVWKNQNKVILVLIDGFGYSQYLWNKRYLSLNKSYTFNENILGWLDGDKNFKNHLMLGSSLVSDTGAGLSQIFAGKLPRETGVMSSKIYRDDYDQFYYYNSRHKSPIIDIKNTHFNFTEMINLSGTESFLQTLNNYGVCTNVFFCAKYRGNKYSKYCFGDSQVYEIIPPERVFSILLEKLDSFRNNSDNKECYIIYYTAIDSTGHPIGAFTSFELYEHQKINMLLTNFLIHLVIYNPEIFDGRTTIVITADHGMAETSKKVISQEAFSSLYPELILKQDSIVENNRSMLFYNIVQDKLLYAADKIKDIFAQNGISVQVFTKDDEIVKQLLHDSNNKFSSKNCPDILALIDGDGIVFSKNIDRNLYHFGGHGGRSLEEVFVPLLLINLSKDLKEKIEKRFLKLM